aaatatatttattgctGGTGGTTAGCATCCAGCCTTTGAAATGGTGCACTAAGTGcctcatttttatattatttagtCAGAAAAAGACATAATTTAACTTTGTTTTGCAAGTATTCTGACAGACCACGGAAggctctttttattttgctgtccaGAGGTCGGGTGAGTCCCTAGCAGAATTTTCGGCATCCAAAAACCAAGAGTTAAATGCAGCATGTTTTCTCCTTGAGCAGGATGGTATGCACTGAAGGCTcagccctccttccttccccgtATCCCAAATCCCTGGAGAGAGAAGAGGCAGAACGGTTCCTCAAACCAGCACGAGGCTTTGCTCCAGAGACACCCTAGCAATGATTGTGCCATTCTGTCACGAAACGAGGaagaatttttcttaatgttCTTGAACCTTCTCTTCAGAAAAAGGCAAGGACCTGGGAGAAGATTTCGAACTCTAGACCCACTGTGGCCAGCACACAGCAGAGCCTCCTCAGCACACCACCATCCGGGATATGGCACCAACTATAGGAAGCAACCGCTCGCAGGCCTatgggaaaatggaaaatgtgctACAAACGCAACAGTCTTTTTCAAGAATTTCTGCTTCCCAGAGAGCTTTGACAATCCTGCCTCAGCACCAGCCGGTGTGTGCCACGCAGTCTGGCCAGGAATATTGGCAGAAACATGGGCAAGCACCACGTCAAATCTCTTTGGTCCCATGCTTGGCCTTCTAGCAACCTGTGCGGAGCGATGCAGCATGGCGATCCATGAGAGCTCACCACAGCAGCAATTTCCTCTGGAGGTACGGGTGCTCGGCAGCCTGCGTGTCCAGCCACATAGTCTTGAAGTAACGGGGATTGGACTGGACAGATTGGGTTGGTGCACTGATGATTTTATTGACCATTTTATTGACCTCTCGGGCTTTCTTAACTATAGAGGTATAAGGGCGTGAAGGATCTGTTGCCGTACAGAAGAAATCATATGCATTTACTAAACTTTAAATCTGAGGCTATTAACATAAACATGTTGACCTCTAGAGGAAGAGCAGTGCAAAACAGAGGAGCGGTATTTTTACATCACTTCACCCCCAGGACAGCACATGAGAAGAACCACAGCCTCAGACTTCTTCTTGGTGCATTCCCTCCACTTAAtagcttggatttttttatattggGCAATATCAAAATGCTgggacagcaaaaaaagaaaagcctcaaacTATTCCAAAGGCTGTTGTAGTCTTAAAAATTTGAGTACTAAACTAAATAAAGTAGTGTGCCTGGTAGGTCCCTTTAGCTGTGATAGACAGGTACAGTGATGTGCACAATGGCTTTCATTAGCCATCGCTCTACctccaaagtaaaaaaatcatCCATTTACTCAAAGTCTGTTCTAAACAATGGTCCTAAACTggtaataaaaaacatttctacaGGCACTCCctggtttggttttaattgtAGAAATCTTAATTTATGTgcacaactttattttaaaatgctacagtCCTTGTTCAGGaaggcttttcttcctctttggggTGCTAACTCCCTTGCAGAGTGcatgcataaatacatacatgtattagGCACACCAAAGATCTGTGAACTggccttattttattttactttattttgttttggtttacttTACttcacttcattttaattttatttttagctactCATGCTTCTACATGCAAGTAGTTCCAAACTGAGAAAAATTGCTGAGATGGGTATCTCGTTTGA
The Mycteria americana isolate JAX WOST 10 ecotype Jacksonville Zoo and Gardens chromosome 3, USCA_MyAme_1.0, whole genome shotgun sequence genome window above contains:
- the LOC142407544 gene encoding uncharacterized protein LOC142407544, which gives rise to MAQLGSSGKAHIGVVTVAFGLVFIPLPVFSAAEKNIRIFGDQKRWYALKAQPSFLPRIPNPWREKRQNGSSNQHEALLQRHPSNDCAILSRNEEEFFLMFLNLLFRKRQGPGRRFRTLDPLWPAHSRASSAHHHPGYGTNYRKQPLAGLWENGKCATNATVFFKNFCFPESFDNPASAPAGVCHAVWPGILAETWASTTSNLFGPMLGLLATCAERCSMAIHESSPQQQFPLELLMLLHASSSKLRKIAEMGISFDESTQQQLQPCRHCSCCRKLGSQRDEWDC